The region TTTTGGCATGCTCCGGCCCCTGGCTGCCCATGCGGGTGTAGAGCGGCGCTTCGCCAAAGCGCTGTTGCGAAGCTTCCTGAAGCCTCGTTTTATAGTCCTTGGGCATGGTCTTGCTTGCAGCCGTGGGCCAGCGGTCAGCAAAAAGCCGCGCTACCACGCCCTGGGCGGCAGCAAAACCGCCGTCCTCATACACGGCGGCAAGCACAGCCTCCAGCGCATCGCTCAACACGCCGTCGCGATTACGTCCCCCCTGGCTTTCTTCTCCTCTTCCCAGTTTCAGCAAGGCAACAAGCCCAATCTTTCGTGCCCGCTCCGCAAGGCTTACGGTGCTCACCAGATGCGCCCGCATCTTGGTCAGCTCGCCTTCGCGAGCATCAGGAAACCGCCGATATAACTGGGCGGAGACGCACAGTTCAAGCACGGCATCGCCTAAAAATTCAAGGCGTTCGTTATGGTTTTGCCCTGTGCCGCATTCATTGGCCCACGAGCTGTGCGTCAGGGCAAGATCCAGCAGCGCGGGCTTTGTAAAGACATACCCGAGCACTGTTTCCAGCACTTTGGCCGCTGCTGCGGGGTCTGTATTTGTGGGTGCGTCAAAATTCTGCATGCCCGTACTGTAGTCATTTCAAAACTGTTGGCAACATAAAATACCTTGACATGCGTTGCGCCAATGCCTAGGTAAAACCAACGACTACCGAGGAGTTGAGCATGGCTTATGATATCCGTTTGATGAAGCTGGTGACGGGCGAACTGATCATCGGCAAGTATGACGCCGACAAGGACTGCCTTAACGAGGTGGCCACCCTTCAGACTGTCCCCACCCAGCAGGGTGTGCAGATGATGCTGTTGCCCTACGGCTATCCCTTTGAACCTGATTTTACGGGCAGCATTGAGGGAAAAAATTTCCTCTACCGCTATGCCAACACCCCCAAGGAACTGCAGGACAAGTACATCGAAGCCTGCACCAATCTGACCGTGGCCGGCGGCCTCGGCAAGATGCAGTTCAGCTCCGAACCCTTTGGTGGTTCCGGCAGCGGCCTTATCAAGTAATTCAAGAAGAACTCTTGCAGCAAACCCCTTTGCGCCCGGCGGCTTTGCCGACTCTGACGGCGCAATACCCGAGAAACGGGGTTTGCCATCACTCTTGGGGCGGCGCAACACGCCGCCCTTTTTGCACCCTTCGCCTTTTCTCCAACCCACACAAGGATAGACATGCGCCCACTGCTGCCCCTATTGCCCAAACCCAGCCGCTATGCGGGCATTGAGGACAACGCCTGCCGTAAGAACCCCGAAGAAGTACGCCTGCGCGTGGCTCTGGCCTTTCCCGATACCTATGATGTGGGCATGTCCTACCTTGGACAAAAAATTCTTTACAATATCGTCAACAGCGAACCGCGCTGGTGGGCAGAGCGCGTCATGGCGCCTGAAAAGGAAGCCGCAGAAATTCTGCGCGCCCACAATACGCCGCTGGCCACGCTGGAATCAGACACGCCATTGGGCAACATGCACTGCCTGAGCTTTTCCATCACGCACGAGCTCTGCTACACCAATGTGCTCTATATGCTTGATCTGGCAGGCATCCCGCTGCGCACTGCAGACAGGCCGAAAAGCCTCACCCAATGCCCCCTGGTTATTGCTGGCGGCGGCGCGCTGCTGAGCGCGGAACCGCTGACCCCCTTTGTGGACATCATGGTGCTCGGCGACGGCGAGGAAAGCCTGCCGGACGTGCTGCGCATGCTTGAAAAAGCTCTGGATCAGGGCTGGACGCGCGATGAAATGCTGCTGCAATCGCGCACCATTCCCGGCGTGTACGTGCCGTCCCTTTTTCAGCAGGAATTTGACGCCGCAGGCGCGCCCATTTTCCCGCTCAAGCCACTGCGCGATGACTACCAGCGCCCCACCCGGCGCATTGTGGCCGACCTCAACAATGCGGCCTACCCCACGCGGCAGGTTGTGCCTGTGGGCGCTGTCCACAATCGCCTCTCGCTCGAAATCGCGCGCGGCTGCACACGCGGCTGCCGTTTTTGCCATGCGGGCATGGTTTACCGCCCCGTGCGCGAGCGCTCGCTTGACAATATCAATGAACTCCTGACCAAATGCCTGAACGAAACGGGCTTTGACGAAATTTCCTTCCTTTCTCTGAGCACGGGCGACTTTTCCGCCTTGAAGACCCTGAGCTTCGGCGTGCTTGACCGCTGCGCCCGCGAACAGATCAGCCTTTCCCTGCCCTCGCTTCGCGTTGGCTCCATTGATGACGAAATCATTGAACGCATGGCCGATCTGCGCCGCACTGGCGTGACTCTCGCCCCCGAGGCTGGCAGTCAGCGCCTGCGCGACGTTATCAACAAGGGCGTTACCGAAGAAGGCCTGCTGCTGCACGCGCAGAAACTGGTCGAACACGGCTGGCGGCTTGTAAAGCTCTACTTCATGATCGGCCTGCCCACAGAAACGGATGAAGACCTGTCGGCCATTGCGGATATCTGCCGCAAGGTTCGCGATGCCGCTGGCCGCGGCAACCCCCGCTTACAGGTGACAGCCGCCCTTTCACCCTTTGTGCCCAAGCCCTTCACGCCCTTCCAGTGGGTGCCGCAGATCGGGCAGGATGAAATCCAGCGCCGCGTCAATCTGGTGCGGACGCAGTTCAAGGGGCAGAAGTTCCTCAAGCTGCGCTGGCACGAACCCGCCATGAGTCACCTTGAAGGGGTCTTGTCGCGCGCAGACCGCCGTATGGCCGATGTGGTGGAAAAGGCCTACCGCAAGGGCGCTGTGTTTACGAGCTGGATGGAACATTTTTCTCTGCCGCCCTGGCTTGAAGCTCTTGAAGAGTGCGGTATCAGCGCGCAGGAATGCACCGGCCCGCGCGAACCCGGCGCAGCCCTGCCCTGGAGCCACCTTGAAGCTGGCATTTCCGAGGAATTTCTGCTGCGTGAACGCGAACGCGCCCTGACGGAAAAAATTACCGATGATTGCCGCTACGGCGCGTGCCGCCAGTGCGGCGCATGTGACACCAAGGCTGCCCCTTCGCGCATGCAGCACGCATCCGCCCCGGCGGACTCGGACGAACCCGGCCAGCCCCTGCACCGCAACAGGCTTATTTTGCCGCAGCGCGACCAAATGGCCCACGCGCCTACCCTGGACGAGGAAGGCCGCCTTGTCTGCCGTCCGCAAACCAGCCGCCCGCCCAAGATCACTGCGGAGCTGACCGTCAAGGCGGCCCAGTACCGCCTGTGGCACAGCAAGGCCGGGGGCAGCGCATATCTGAGCCAGCTTGAATTGCAGGCTGTGCTTGACCGCGCTTTGCGCAGGGCTGCCATGCCCCTGGCATTTTCGCAGGGCTTCCACCCCATGCCGTTGCTCTCCTTTGGCCGCGCGCTGCCTGTGGGCGTGGAAAGCCAGGCCGAGTGGTTTGCCCTTACCCTGCACAAAAATCTGCCGCCGGAAGAAGTCGCCGCGCGCCTGGCCCCCCTGCTGCCCCCCGGCATGAACGTGCTGCGGGTGGAGCCTGTGGAAAAAAGCCGCCGCACAGAACAGGCCGTTGCCGAAGCCTTTACCCTGCGCATGCCCACTCAGGAAGAAACCGCAGCGGCAGCCCGCTGCTTTGCCGAATTTGCCGAGATGTCCGAGCGCATGTTCACGCGCGATACCAAGAAAGGCCCGCGCACGGCAGATATCCGACTGATGTTGCGCGACTGGTCAACAAAGACCAGTGAAGCGAGCCAGGTGGAGGCCGTGACATTTGTGGCAGACTGGAGTAACGGATACCTGTCTCCTCTGGTTTTCTGCATGGCAGTGCTTGAAACCCTGGGAGCATCCGAAATTCTGCGCCAGCGCATAGGCTTGCTTAAAACAGCGCAGATATTTGCGGACGGTCAATCCTATCCAGAGTAACCATATGCCGCATACGACACCAGCCTGGTTCTTTTTTGGCGATTCGCTGACGCAAGGCGTTAACGATTGTCTCATGCCGGGCGGGTGGGTAAGCAGGCTGGCAGTGCTTGCACACAAAACGGGCCTTTGCCCCATACCGCGCGCCACGTTTTATAATCTGGGCGCGCGGCGGCACGGCACGGCTGACGTTGCCGCACGCTGGCGGCAGGAGCTGGAAAACAGGCTTATACCCGGTATGAAGCCGCACCTTGTTTTTTGCGTGGGCGTGGTGGATATGGCTGCCCCAGGCGGCGGCCAGCCCGCAGACCCGGCATCGATGGCAGCATTGCTGCACCCCGTGCTGGAAGAAACGGCGGCAACCGCCCCCACTCTGGTGATCAGCCCGCCGCCCGTTGCGGCAGCGGAAGCGAACGCCCGCATCGCACAACTGTGCAAACTGCAACAAATGCTGTGCGACCAGCGCGGCATTCCTTTTGCGCAGGTGCATGAGCTTTTGATAACCAATTCCGTCTATATGGACGATCTGAGCGATGGGCTGCACCCCGGATCACAGGGTTGCGCCCAGATGGCGCAAACGCTGCTGGCGCAGCAATGCGTTAGAGAATTCATGCGCGCCGCGCAGTAGGAGAACACAATGGGTTCATGTATTCCCTTTATTGACGAACAGCCTTTTGCAGAACGTGTCAAAACAATGGCGGATGACGAACTGCTTGAAATCTGGGAAGAAACCCAGCAGCTTGAAAGCATGTTGTGTAATGCCTTGCACACAGATCTTGCCCTGGCTCCTGATTATGAAAAGGTCATTGTGGAAGAGCTGTTTCTGCGGTCGAGCCGCCGGGTACGGCAGCAGCCGCTGGGTAAATAATTCTCTTTTTTTCTGTTGATACGGCTCCTGCACGCGATTGCAGGGGCCGTTTTTTCATTGCAGCGTTTGCCTTGCAGTGCAGGTTGCCTGCGGCGGCAAAATGCGCCAATCAGTCAGCCATCACAAGACAAAAGGCTTGCGCACTTTCAGCGGCTGGCGCTGGTGCGTCACCGCTTCTCCCCCTCTTTTCCCAGTTCACCGCAAGATCAAATGCAGTGTTTGGCTATGGTCAACAGTTAAAAACAGGCCGGGCATAGCCCGGCCTGTTTTTAATACCCTTTCGGCACTGTTGTCATAATCTGCTGACACAGCACCCAGGCAGCCATGATATACGTGGCTACTCTACGGATGCCGGGCTCTGCGGGCGCAGTCAGAGAAATCGGTGCAGGCACTCTCCACACGTTACTCTGCTGGCAATGCAGCGCCAGATGCCGGGCTACGGGCTAGACGGACGTCAACATCTCCAGATCGTCGCTAGAAAGCAGCTTATCAAGATCAAGCATGATAAGCAGGCGATCCTGCAACTTGCCCACTCCGCTGATGTAGTCCGAGTCCACCCCGGCCACAACTGGCGGCGGCGGTTCCACCGTGCTTGCGGGTATGCGCAACACCTCGGAGACGGCATCGACAACAAAGCCCACAATGATGTTGTTGATTTCAATGACAATAATCCGCGTGTTTTTGTCATGTCCCTTGGGGGCAAGACCAAAACGCCGACGCAGGTCAATGATGGGGATCACCTTGCCGCGCAGATTGATGACGCCTTCCACAAATTCCGGAGCACGGGGCACCTTGGTGATTTCCATGGTGCGGATGATCTCCTGAACTTTCAGGATGTTCACCCCGAACTCTTCTTCACCGATGCTGAACGTCACCAGTTGCAGAAGTTCGTCTTCCTGTTTTTTTTGACTCAGATCCATGTCTGCTCCCTTGTCGCAAGTAGGCCGCAGTCGTGTGCAGAAAAATTACATGAGGGGCAACCCTTGGGCCGTGAACCTCTTTTCCATTTCAAGCACTGCTGTATGGTCACACATTAGACAATATCGGCAGGGCAGTAAAGAACCATAGGGCAATCTACGAAAAAGGCCATTATTTTTCATAAGTTTCACTCAGGGCCTGCTCAAGTGTCCGGGCGCTATACACATCGCGCAGCACAAGAGGCTGCCCGGCTTCATCCCCGGCGGGGAAAATGGCTGTAAGCGGAATACTTTTGCTGCCCAGGGCGTCAAGCAATCGAACCGCATAGGCATTGGCGTTGGTCAGATCCACGCGTACGAGTTCCATGCCGTACCGGGCCTGAAGCTTGCGCATGCGTTCGTCCGTCAGCACTGTGGCTTCCATAAATTTGCAGTTGGGGCACCAGTTGGCGGTAAATTCAAGCAGCATGGGCTTTTTGCCAAGGTTGGCCTCAAAAGCCTCCGGCGTGAATTGCCGCCATTGGGGCAGGGGCGCAACTGGGCGCAGTACCCAGAAAACAGACGCCACCAGCAGACCCACGCCCAGCACGCCCATGATCTTGCGCCTCAGGGGCGGCGCGGTTATGCCGCAATACTGCCCCCACAGCCAGGCGCAGAGCGAAAGCACCAGCAGCACGGTGAGCACCTGCATGTGCCGCTCAACAGGCAGCACAGAAAGCAGGTAAAGGGCCGTGCCCATGAGCATAAAGCCCACTATGCGCTCAAAAACGTGCATCCAGGCGCCGGGTTTTGGCAAAATACGCGCCAGATCTGGCCAGATGCAAAACAGGATGTACGGCAGGGCCATGCCCAGACCCACAGCCCAAAAAACCACAACAACAATGATGAGCGGCTGGGTAAAAGCCCAGCCCAGCACGCCGCCCAGCAGCGGGCCGCTGCACGGCGTAGCCAGAAAGGTCGAAACAAGGCCCGTAAAATATGCCTGCAAACAGGGATTTTTGCTGTTGGCCCCGGTCTTGAGGTCAATAACCGGCAGGCTGAACACGCCAAGGGTAGACAGCCCCATCAAAAAGACCACCAGCAGCATGACCATGAGCACAGCCTGATTTTGATAAAGCTGCCCCCACATAAGGTCTGCAAGCCCCAGCACAAGAGCCAGTGCGCTGAACAGCGTCATGACCCCTGCGGCAAAGCAGAGGTTGTGCTGCCGAAATCGCTTGAGCCCTGCGGCATCACGCCCGCCAACCATGAGAAGCCCGCTCACCTTGAAGGTGAGCACTGGCAGCACGCAGGGCATGGCGTTGAGCAGCAGGCCCGCGAGTATGCCAAACAGCAGGGCCTTGCCCAGGCCGGAAATTTCCATGGAATCATCAAGAAAACGCGGCGAAAGGCGCAC is a window of Desulfovibrio desulfuricans DNA encoding:
- the rnc gene encoding ribonuclease III, coding for MQNFDAPTNTDPAAAAKVLETVLGYVFTKPALLDLALTHSSWANECGTGQNHNERLEFLGDAVLELCVSAQLYRRFPDAREGELTKMRAHLVSTVSLAERARKIGLVALLKLGRGEESQGGRNRDGVLSDALEAVLAAVYEDGGFAAAQGVVARLFADRWPTAASKTMPKDYKTRLQEASQQRFGEAPLYTRMGSQGPEHAKIFEIALRLPDGTEFAATGSSCKKAEQNAAQQALAVLESTAIPKKN
- a CDS encoding TIGR03960 family B12-binding radical SAM protein, with product MRPLLPLLPKPSRYAGIEDNACRKNPEEVRLRVALAFPDTYDVGMSYLGQKILYNIVNSEPRWWAERVMAPEKEAAEILRAHNTPLATLESDTPLGNMHCLSFSITHELCYTNVLYMLDLAGIPLRTADRPKSLTQCPLVIAGGGALLSAEPLTPFVDIMVLGDGEESLPDVLRMLEKALDQGWTRDEMLLQSRTIPGVYVPSLFQQEFDAAGAPIFPLKPLRDDYQRPTRRIVADLNNAAYPTRQVVPVGAVHNRLSLEIARGCTRGCRFCHAGMVYRPVRERSLDNINELLTKCLNETGFDEISFLSLSTGDFSALKTLSFGVLDRCAREQISLSLPSLRVGSIDDEIIERMADLRRTGVTLAPEAGSQRLRDVINKGVTEEGLLLHAQKLVEHGWRLVKLYFMIGLPTETDEDLSAIADICRKVRDAAGRGNPRLQVTAALSPFVPKPFTPFQWVPQIGQDEIQRRVNLVRTQFKGQKFLKLRWHEPAMSHLEGVLSRADRRMADVVEKAYRKGAVFTSWMEHFSLPPWLEALEECGISAQECTGPREPGAALPWSHLEAGISEEFLLRERERALTEKITDDCRYGACRQCGACDTKAAPSRMQHASAPADSDEPGQPLHRNRLILPQRDQMAHAPTLDEEGRLVCRPQTSRPPKITAELTVKAAQYRLWHSKAGGSAYLSQLELQAVLDRALRRAAMPLAFSQGFHPMPLLSFGRALPVGVESQAEWFALTLHKNLPPEEVAARLAPLLPPGMNVLRVEPVEKSRRTEQAVAEAFTLRMPTQEETAAAARCFAEFAEMSERMFTRDTKKGPRTADIRLMLRDWSTKTSEASQVEAVTFVADWSNGYLSPLVFCMAVLETLGASEILRQRIGLLKTAQIFADGQSYPE
- a CDS encoding GDSL-type esterase/lipase family protein, whose product is MPHTTPAWFFFGDSLTQGVNDCLMPGGWVSRLAVLAHKTGLCPIPRATFYNLGARRHGTADVAARWRQELENRLIPGMKPHLVFCVGVVDMAAPGGGQPADPASMAALLHPVLEETAATAPTLVISPPPVAAAEANARIAQLCKLQQMLCDQRGIPFAQVHELLITNSVYMDDLSDGLHPGSQGCAQMAQTLLAQQCVREFMRAAQ
- a CDS encoding chemotaxis protein CheW; this encodes MDLSQKKQEDELLQLVTFSIGEEEFGVNILKVQEIIRTMEITKVPRAPEFVEGVINLRGKVIPIIDLRRRFGLAPKGHDKNTRIIVIEINNIIVGFVVDAVSEVLRIPASTVEPPPPVVAGVDSDYISGVGKLQDRLLIMLDLDKLLSSDDLEMLTSV
- a CDS encoding protein-disulfide reductase DsbD family protein; its protein translation is MKYDKLAVASAMPLALVWRVLCASLVVLCAAVFMSFGARAEDLQPRLETARDGQNLIAALHIVIPAEFHAYGHEPGEAGRPTTVAFSVAGGRALPVYYPDGAVQRDYYDPAATVNVYEGNVTFYIPLPSDAAGKPFVADLSMLLCSSRKCMPVNEQVTGVVARESAPISGMPWRIQWQELQRRTPAPPPAPQAEEDGNDDAAGDAWARESAQATTGGWVEEGMEKLPPPDGFDVRLSPRFLDDSMEISGLGKALLFGILAGLLLNAMPCVLPVLTFKVSGLLMVGGRDAAGLKRFRQHNLCFAAGVMTLFSALALVLGLADLMWGQLYQNQAVLMVMLLVVFLMGLSTLGVFSLPVIDLKTGANSKNPCLQAYFTGLVSTFLATPCSGPLLGGVLGWAFTQPLIIVVVVFWAVGLGMALPYILFCIWPDLARILPKPGAWMHVFERIVGFMLMGTALYLLSVLPVERHMQVLTVLLVLSLCAWLWGQYCGITAPPLRRKIMGVLGVGLLVASVFWVLRPVAPLPQWRQFTPEAFEANLGKKPMLLEFTANWCPNCKFMEATVLTDERMRKLQARYGMELVRVDLTNANAYAVRLLDALGSKSIPLTAIFPAGDEAGQPLVLRDVYSARTLEQALSETYEK